The DNA window ACATACAAACTGCTCCTTatttacacagtaacacaactTCTCAACTGTTGGTGAGAACTGTAACAGAACATATGCTGTAACCTTGAATCTGGAAATCACTACCCATCCTACAGTTTATGTAAAACTAGCATTGTAAATATCTACCTCAAAGATTTATGTATTATATTGCTGCCTATTCTGCCGTCCATGTAAATGTGTAAGCTCTGCTGCTTGGGAAGACTGTAAACTAGTTTTCGTTATACTCACACATAATAACTCACGTAAACTAACAATAAAGACTCTCATTTCTTACCTCTTACTATGCGTGTTCTCCAGTGGAAAGGCTCCTATTGGACTGAGTCTGTTGGGACTGTCCAATCAGAGACCAGCTGTACTTAAATTGCAGCCAATCGTATCTCAGGGGGCGGGTGTGAGGCCGGTCCCTGCATCGTCCAATCAGAATCACGGTCATTTTGCAGAGAGGAAAGAAGTCCGTTGGTCGGATTCGTTTTAACAACGCTCAGCTCTGTTCAAGTGTTCGCTGCTCCGTGATCAGACGCGTCCGTTCTGCACGAGAGCTGTGTTGGAGAGAAATCAGGAcctgtttttactgaaggtaaatgttttactgtgtacgacctttacacaccgtttataccgtgttttactgaagataaggTCAgaaagagacttttacacacattcgGGCCGATGCATTGTCTCGGTCGTGATGTACGGCCGTAGAGTGGACCGATAGTTCTGACCCGAGTCTGGGAAACTCTCGGCACAGACTCGGCcgagtgttgtggctgaggAGCGGTTCAAATGACTCGGCCCTAGTCCGACAAGCCATGACTAAATCGCGAGAATCTAACCACGACTCTGCCAAGATCTGGCTCATTATAGGTTGAAATACTTTATTtgtatacaccccccccccaacacacacacacacacacacacacacacacactacatatcatggtgaaattactgctttattaaataacttaaactctcagaaaaaaagaaaaaagatacaTTATTGGTTACTAAaggtgtttaaaagtccagttttgttcaagtgtcataacaaaaaacataataaaagtcctggagatgagagggtgtatgaaatcaacacattttaaaatctacaattataatataatcatcTTCCCTAATTAaatttacaaatatgtacaattgagggtaccaccacaatgacaacatatctgacaatgtagtattagtaagtgtgcttttcatacaaccttgaaacaatgtaaacataaaacaattgcaatgtatacaaacagtacataaaaccAATAAACCCCGGGTcgcaggggaagcagtcggagcaaagaaacccagagctccctctccccagccaccgcctccagctcctccgggggtataccgaggcgttcccaggccagttgagacatgtagtctctccagcgtgttcttggtctgccctggggcctcctcccgaaccacctcaactggctcctctcgacgtggaggagcagcggctccactccgagtctctcccggatgtcagagctcctaaccctgtctctaagggagagtccagacatcctgcggagaaaactcatttcagccgcttgtacccgtgatctcgttctttcggtcactacccaaagctcgtgaccataggtgaggattgggacgtagattgaacggtaaatcgagagctttgcttttctgctcagctctctcttcaccacatcGGAACGGTACAGAGCccacattactgctgacgctgcaccgatccgcctgtcaatctcacgctccatctttccctcacttgtgaacaagacccagatgtatttaaactcctccacttgaggcaggatctcacttccaacctggagagagcacacCCTTTTCCGAcagagtaccatggactcggacttggaggtgctgatcctcatccctaccgtttcacacttggctgcaaactggtccagcaagagctggaggtcccggctcgatgaagccaacaagaccacatcatctgcaaaaagcagacatggaatcttgagaccaccaaaccagacaccctccgccacttggctacacagagaaattctgtccataaaaattgtaaacagaaccggtgacaacgggcagccctgacggagtccaactccaacTGGAAAGCAGtcagacttactgccagccatacgaaccagactcctgctctgtttgtacagggactggatagcttgtAGCAAAGAGCctagtaccccatactccctaaacacccccccacagaataccccgagggacacggtcgaatgccttctccagatccacaaaacacatgtagactggttgagcaaactcccatgcatccaggatcctagcgagggtaaagagctggtcctgtgttccacgaccgggacagaatccgcattgttcctcctggatctgaggttcaactatcagtcggactctcttctccagtacccccgcatagaccttaccggggaggctgaggagtgtgatccccctatagttggaacacaccctccgatccccctttttaaaaaggggaaccaccaccccagtctgccagtccagaggcactgcccccgatgtccacgtgATTATGCAAAGATGTGTcagccaagacagccccacaacatccagagccttgaggaacccggggtgaacctcatccaacccggtccccaagctctgcatcctctgcggaagacgtgttggtgggattgagaagaccctcgaagtattccttccaccgcctagtgacgtccccagtcgaggtcaacagttccccaccccgacaagcaccgacaaccttgcagccacagctccgttcagccgcctcaacaatggaggtccggaacatggcccactcggactcaatgtcgcCAGCCTCCACCGGGATGCAGTcaaagctctgccggatgtgggagttgaagatctttctgacaggttcctctgccaaacgttcccagcaaaccctcaggacacgtttgggcctgccaggtctgtccggcatccttccccgccatctgatccaactcaccacaaggtggtgatcagttgacagctcagcggcctagggtgtcctgatgccaggtgtacttgtggacacccttatgctcgaacatggtgttcgtaatggacaaactgtgacgggcacagaaatccaataactgaacgccactcgggttcagatcagcggggccgttcctcccaatcacgcccctccaggtctcactgtcattacccacgtgagcgttgaagtgccccagcagaacaatggagcaattttttaattcatgtaattccatatttaataattaatacaaCGTATTAGTCCTTTAGATCACCACCTTTCCTTCACAACAGACAAGAAGCTGCTCGCTGATTACATATTTGTAAATGAGATTGTATTTTCCAATTCTTGAATTTCTTTCTTGtccatgtttttgtttctccCCATCATTTTAGAGGTATGcctactctctttctctggtgTGGCATCATCTTCATCAACAAGGTTGTCAGGAAGAAAGTTCTCTGTATTTTTGATCATTTCACAGAagataaagaccagagagactgttacacactgtttataatgtgttttactgaagataaagatcagagtgAGACTATTACACAcagtttataccgtgttttgctgaagataaagatcagtgAGAGACtgttacacaccgtttataccgtgttttactgaaaaaaAGATCAGAAAGAGACTGTTGCACACCGTTTATaatgtgttttactgaagataaagatcagcaAGAGTAGAGGCTTTTAAAATCAcgctgtttaatattttttctaacattaaaactctgtttctgtctctttctttctctctggatCTTTAGTTTTCTATTGCAGAGCAGAATGAATTGGTGTTTGCACAAATAAGCTGCACAGAATTCTGGGTATAAGAACCAAGTGGGTGCTGCTGAAACAAGTGACAGGAAAAGATTGGTCAGAGCAGAGGTAAGAAACcttggggaaaaaagaaagtcAAAAAGCAaaatccatcctcctctggttgccaccagagcaaaacaaacagaactgtTCACACAAGGAGCATCCTctaaataatgtgaattttaTTATCTCTCCTCCACCCACAATATTCTTTCTGGTCATGGGAACAGAACCAGCCAACATTCAGAACGTTGAAAAGTATGAAAACAGATAGGGATGTTGCTATATTCCTGCACCATTTGGCAACACTGgcctatttttgctgtttcagttaCAGTACTGAAGGTGAAACTGACTACACATTCAGGAGAATATTGGTTGCCAGAGGAGAGTGAATTTAACTAATTTATCTTTGGTTCTTCTTTGTCTTTCAGGACAGAAGAACATCtctttggatattttctctggCTCCTGTTGTCCAAAACAGTTCCACAATTCTTCCACAAGTCCGTCAAGAAAAATTTCCAAGTGGAATACAACACAATATTGAGATCAGGAGGGATTAAATGTGTGGATATGGAGGGCAGAAGCTCCAGTTCTCAGGAAACATGCTTGATTACTCCCCACACATCTGACAGAAAAACTTAGAcgagtaaacacaagaggaaaacTCATGATTGtgcagagtgtgggatgagttttattCGAAAgggtagtctccaaaaacaccagcgcattcacacaggagagaaaccgtatcactgttctgagtgtgggaagagatttactgtacagagtagtctcatagcacaccagcgcattcacacaggagagaaaccgtatcactgttcacagtgtgggaagagttttactgtacagagtagtctccaaacacatcagcgcattcacacaggagagaaaccgtatcactgttcagagtgtgggaagagttttactcaacagagtaGTCTCATagcacaccagcgcattcacacaggagagaaaccgtatcactgttcagagtgtgggatgagttttactgtacagagtagtctccaaaaccaccagcgcattcacacaggagagaaaccttatcactgttcagagtgtgggatgagttttactcgacagagtagtctccaaacacaccagcacattcacacaggagagaaaccatatcactgttcagagtgtgggaagagttttactgtacagagtagtctccaaaaacaccagcgcattcacacaggagagaaaccatatcactgttcagagtgtgggaagagctttAATGAACGGAGtgatctccaaaaacaccagcgcattcacacaggagagaaaccgtatcactgttcagagtgtgggaagaactTTACTGaacagagtaatctccaaacacatcagcgcattcacacaggagagaaaccgtatcactgttcagagtgtgggaagtgtTATACTCGACAGCGTCATCTCCAAactcaccagcgcattcacacaggagagaaaccgtatcactgttcagagtgtgggaagagttttactcaacagagtcatctccaaaaacaccagcgcattcacacaggagagaaaccgtatcactgttcagagtgtgggaagtgtTTTACTCGTCAGAGTCCGGTCCGAAAACATTACTGCGTTCACTCAGAACAGAAGCAGTAGCACTGAGTGAGGGATTAATGTGATTGGGTCACATTCAATGTAAGACTGTCCTTAAAGCTGAATTGTGTAATTCTTGAGGATTTGGGAGACGTGTGATTGAACTGTGATAAAAGATGCCACTGATTGTTCATggaattttgtttattattttcaagttGTGGCTTCAGAATTAATTGTTACAGATCATTATTTTCCTCCTCGGTCACTATTGTGTTCTACTGTGCCCCAGTGAAAGATTATTTGACTTTGTATTGAGCTTCCACTCTTTTCTAAAAGAGTTTGAACTTTGTCTCGAGTCGTTAAAATGAGATGAGATTGTTTCACTTTAACCAGTCACACGATACGCAGCAGACATAGCTTTTAGTAGCAACAAAATTATCAGTAAATCACAGAAAGAAGAGGTTAAATGTCGGGGCAGTTCCCTCCTTATTTCATTGGAACAACTACACTAAACCACAGACACGGTCCGGGGATCGACAGCACCTCACACAGCCCAGCACACTGCCCCAGAGGAGCCTGAGGAGATCATCCAGCAAATCGATGAGGGACATGTGTACAGTGTGGAGTTGACAAACTCTCATGTTAGACCTTTTTGCAGGTGAGGAGACAGCCGACCTACTCGGAGGAGGTCCTGCAGGGGCTTTGCAATGCTCTGGAGCACAGCCGGGACTCAGAGCAGCTTCTCCTGGAGCTGGGGGAGGAGACGTTTCTGGCTGCCTGCCATATCACCATTCATCCTTATTTCTGTGGCTGGACTGTATACCCTTGGAAGGTTAAAGATCAGCGTTGGTGGAGCAATTTGTTTCACAGAGAGCAAGAGCCATGGAGCTGGGCTATCAGGAGCTCAGCAAACATCAAAACAGACTATATTCTGATTGCCATGAAGGCCAAGCCTGCTTATCACTGCAGCAAGATAAGCGTGCAGTGGAGACACTCCCAACCAACTGTTCATTGTTTATATACAACTGCTGTAGTAAGTGTCTTCTCAGTTTTAGAGGTTGGGGTGTTTTAAGATTTGTTTTAATGGAAATGCTACTTGCAAACACCACCCCAGTTATTAGAACTCAATGTTTAAGCTTAGCATATTATCTTATTATTGCTGTCCCTTTACTTCTGTATCATTGTGAATGTCCCTGCTGTGGGATTAATAAaggaatcaatcaatcaattattACACCAGGTAAGACAGAAATGGCAAGCAGTGATGATTTATAATGCACTCACGATTGATAGCTACTTAAGAATAGCTTGGCGATGCTCTAAATTGCTATTTTATTTCGCTAGCTACTAGCGACTTCATCAGAAAGTATTCTTACTTTAATATCCAAGCAGATTTCTTCTAAGAGTAGTGTGTAAAATGCAGTTTAGAAATAGCCATTTATAAATAATCTACTTAATTCCTTCAGTTAACACTTGTGAAAAGCATTTATTATAACATAAAAGTTCAGAGCAGGTTGaataaacattttcatattGCTTCGAGGTCTATAGTAGACTCCCTCAAGTAATATTACACTTTCCTGTGTGCAAACtttataataatgattaaattTACAATAAGGTTACCTTCATTAACAACTTTTAATACAGTAATAGAcatcaataaatgtttcatgtaaataataacTATTTAAAACAATCTGAAGTGTTATTAAATGGTTAAGTAATGTCCCACTTAATCATGAACTAAtgacagaaataaaagaaaacctgTAGTTTTACTTATAGGCACATaatctttaaaattatttacatcaATCATTTATGGTACATTAACTAAATATtgattttgtgtgtatatatatatatatatacatatatatatatatgtagagtGCACATCATTAACACTATAATCACTGTGCTGGTCAGACTGACTAAGAAAAAGAAGAATTGATCTCCTTAGGGAAATTATTTCTCTCCATTTAACCCATCCCCGGTATTGAACACACACTTGTGAGCaactcttcacaaacactaggggcagtaaacacac is part of the Hoplias malabaricus isolate fHopMal1 chromosome 4, fHopMal1.hap1, whole genome shotgun sequence genome and encodes:
- the LOC136694916 gene encoding zinc finger protein 665-like, with amino-acid sequence MSFIRKGSLQKHQRIHTGEKPYHCSECGKRFTVQSSLIAHQRIHTGEKPYHCSQCGKSFTVQSSLQTHQRIHTGEKPYHCSECGKSFTQQSSLIAHQRIHTGEKPYHCSECGMSFTVQSSLQNHQRIHTGEKPYHCSECGMSFTRQSSLQTHQHIHTGEKPYHCSECGKSFTVQSSLQKHQRIHTGEKPYHCSECGKSFNERSDLQKHQRIHTGEKPYHCSECGKNFTEQSNLQTHQRIHTGEKPYHCSECGKCYTRQRHLQTHQRIHTGEKPYHCSECGKSFTQQSHLQKHQRIHTGEKPYHCSECGKCFTRQSPVRKHYCVHSEQKQ